CGCCGACATGCCCGCGTTCGACGCGAGTCACCGTGGGAATGCCTATCGCGTTTACCTGGAGCAAGAAGCAGAATTGCTTCAGTAACGTCATCCGGTCTTGGCGTGCTTCCCTGCCCGCTACGCGAGCGCTAACCACATCTGGCGAGAAGGCCCCTTCTGCCCGTGGTCACACTTGCGCACCCGATAGCGCAGCGTCTCGCGGGTAGTGCCGAGCATGCGCGCGGCAGCGGTAACGTTGCGCGCGCTGCGCTCGAGCGCGGTCTGGATGATATACCGATCCATGTCCTCGAGCGCCATGGAGCCGTTGAGCGGGATGATCAGTCGGTCACCTTCCACGCCGGGTCCGGAGCTCGCCCGTGAGCTTGGCGCTGGCACGCAGAATCACCTGCAAGCGCTCGGCGATCTCGGAATCCGGCTGTTCCAGGACCAGGCTTTCACAGACCAGATCAATGGCACCAAGGGGGCTGCGCTGTCGGTGTGCTAACTCCCGTGCCTGCTCGGTCACCAGTGCCAGGCATTCGAGATCGGCGAGACAGCCATGCGAGCGCCGCCAGTCACGATCAGGGCCCGCGCCAGCGACTTGCCCTTGGGTTTGTTCGCAACGCACCGATTCGCGCCCCGGGCCTCGCCTTGGATCGCGCCCTACCGGCGCCGACCGCTCGGCGGTACCGTCTCCTCTCATGTGTGTTTTGGGCTCCATCGGTTCAATTTCATCAAGACTGATCTGCTCCTGTAGGTGATCTTAGAGCCCAGTTTTCCGCGCGCTTTCATGGTGGTTTGCCATCTGCTGAGCCACTTCGAGTTGACCGCCATTTCTGAGGTATTCGGTGATTCCTGTCACGCGAACGCGGCACTTAAACACCGGCGTAGTCGGCAGGCTCCTGGAACTCGCGCTTCTGCCCGCAAAAGCTGTTGTACAGCTGCCGATGTCGCGCGAGTCCATACTCATCCTCCCTTGTCTCATAGGCGCGAACCCAGTCGATCAGGTTGTCCAGGTTCGCGTTCTGCGCCGCTGGAGAGGGATATTTTTCCGGCTCCCAAGGACGCGAGCGGCAATGCGCGACACAGACCTCGATACCGGGGTTAAGGAAAATCAGTTCCTCGCATTCAGCCAAGATGGGCGCGAGAATATCGGCGTAGCAGCCTTCGATAATCCAGCTCTCATGCGTGGCGATAAAGCGGCGCACGTCCGCGATACTGTCCGCGAGCGGACGCCGTGCCGGGCCATCCGCGAAGGCGACGGTATCGAGCGACAGGCAAGCAGCCGGCTCGCGGGCGAGTCGTTTCCTGGAGAAGGTGCTCTTGCCGGAACCGGCATTACCCAGAAGAATGATTTTCACGTTTATCCTCAACAGCTAAGGTCCGCGAGACAGCGGCGCTGATGCGGTCTCGTCGACATCGGGAAGCAATCATGGCGGTTATTCTCTGGCTTGTCATCGCCGCCTGGTCCTTTCACTGCATGGATCTGGTTTCGAGTGATTGGCTCAGGTGCGCCTTCTGTCCAATTCTGTTCGGAATAGCCATCCTTGCGCTGCTGGTCAAGCTCGTCTCCCGCTTGGGGCCGGGAGCTGGCGACGGATTCGGCGGCGATGGTGGGGATTGGTTCGACGGCGGCGGTGATGGAGGCGATGGCGGCGGTGATTGAGAACCCATCCACCTCACCGCCTTGCTTGGCTCATCCCTTCACGCACACCACCTGCTTCAAGGTATGCACCACCTCGACCAGGTCGCTCTGGTTTGCCATGACCTGGTCGATGTCCTTGTAGGCGCCAGGGATTTCATCGAGCACGCCTTTGTCCTTGCGGCAGACCACGCCTTGGGTTTGGGCTTCCAGGTCGGCTGGCTTGAACTGTTTTTCGGCGGCGGTCCGGCTCATCCGCCGCCCCGCTCCGTGGGCACAGGAGCAGAAGCTCTCGGGGTTGCCCTTGCCGCGCACGATGTAGCTCTTCGCGCCCATGCTGCCGGGGATGATGCCAAGATCGCCTTCGCGCGCACGGATGGCGCCCTTGCGGGTGACCCAGACATTGGCGCCGAAGTGGTTCTCGCGATCCACATAGTTGTGGTGGCAGTTGACCACTTCCTCGGTCACGCGAAACTCGGGCAGATGCCGCGCCAGCGCAGCGAGTACCAGGCGCATCATCTGGTCGCGATTCTCGCGCGCATAGGCCTGCGCCCAGGAGACCGCCTCGACATAGTCGTCGAAGTGCTCGGTGCCCTCGGGCAGATAGGCCAGGTCCCGGTCCGGCAGCTGAATCATCCAGCGCTCCATGTCGCGCCGGGCCAGCTCGATGAAGTAATGGCCGATGGCGTTGCCAATCCCGCGACTGCCAGAATGCAGCATCACCCAGACGCGGTTGGACTCATCCAGACAGACCTCGATGAAGTGATTGCCCCCACCCAGGGTCCCGATCTGGTTGACCCAGTTGGAGAAGCGCCCGAAGGCCTTGAGCAGTTGCGGGTGCTTGTCGGTCATCGCCTTGAGCGGCGCGGCGAAGGGCTCGGCGGCGTCGTTCAGCGCGCGGTCGTCTTTGTGCTGCGCGCGCCCGACCGGCACATCGCGGCTGATCTGGTCGAAGAGCTTCTTTAGTCCCTTCTCGTCGATCTGCTCGGCGGTCAACGAGGTGCGTGCGGCGGCCATGCCGCAGCCGATATCGACACCGACGGCGGCTGGGATGATGGCCTTGTCGGTCGCGATGACGCTACCGATGGTGGCGCCGATACCCAGATGCACATCGGGCATGGCGGCGACATGATGGTGGATGAAGGGCAGGGTCGAGATATTGACGAGCTGCGCTTGCGAGCGCGCATCGATATCGTCGGTCCAGACCTTGACGGGCTTCTCGCCCTCGGTGAATACCTGCCGGATGGGCATATTGTCCTCCTCGCCGCCTGTGAACGGCCTGGTTGATCCGGCGCATCTTGGAACAAGATCGACGCCGAGATCACATGACCGCCATTGGCTATGATGGGCCAAGACAGCCAAACCAAGGCGGGGATGGCGTTGCGAACAGCAGGTTTCGGGATGGAAGCCTGGACACTCCGGTGTTGCTCAACCCCGCCAGATCGGCTGACGGGGTGACCGGTCAGGCGATCAGCACGTGCGCGCTGGTGTTTT
Above is a genomic segment from Thiorhodovibrio litoralis containing:
- a CDS encoding helix-turn-helix domain-containing protein, giving the protein MEGDRLIIPLNGSMALEDMDRYIIQTALERSARNVTAAARMLGTTRETLRYRVRKCDHGQKGPSRQMWLALA
- a CDS encoding P-loop NTPase family protein — its product is MKIILLGNAGSGKSTFSRKRLAREPAACLSLDTVAFADGPARRPLADSIADVRRFIATHESWIIEGCYADILAPILAECEELIFLNPGIEVCVAHCRSRPWEPEKYPSPAAQNANLDNLIDWVRAYETREDEYGLARHRQLYNSFCGQKREFQEPADYAGV
- a CDS encoding RtcB family protein; translation: MPIRQVFTEGEKPVKVWTDDIDARSQAQLVNISTLPFIHHHVAAMPDVHLGIGATIGSVIATDKAIIPAAVGVDIGCGMAAARTSLTAEQIDEKGLKKLFDQISRDVPVGRAQHKDDRALNDAAEPFAAPLKAMTDKHPQLLKAFGRFSNWVNQIGTLGGGNHFIEVCLDESNRVWVMLHSGSRGIGNAIGHYFIELARRDMERWMIQLPDRDLAYLPEGTEHFDDYVEAVSWAQAYARENRDQMMRLVLAALARHLPEFRVTEEVVNCHHNYVDRENHFGANVWVTRKGAIRAREGDLGIIPGSMGAKSYIVRGKGNPESFCSCAHGAGRRMSRTAAEKQFKPADLEAQTQGVVCRKDKGVLDEIPGAYKDIDQVMANQSDLVEVVHTLKQVVCVKG